The window CAGGTCAACAACGTTAATCACGCGTATTTTAAGGTCAGGGACGAACTTTCGCATCAGGTCAACTGCTGCCAATGTCTCAAGTGTCGGGATGTCACCGGCACATCCCATTACCACATCCGGTTCTCCGTCACGGTCATTGCTTGCCCACTCCCATATCCCTATTCCTGCTGTGCAATGTTTAATGGCTGAGTCCATATTAAGCCATTGGGTCTGAGGCTGTTTGCCTGCAACGATGACGTTGATATAATTCCTGCTGCGGAGGCATTTGTCTGTAACATATAAAAGTGTGTTGGCATCAGGAGGGAGGTATACGCGGATGATGTCAGCCTTTTTATTTACAACATGGTCTATGAATCCGGGATCCTGATGTGAGAATCCGTTATGGTCCTGCCGCCATACATGTGATGTTAAAAGATAAGTCAGTGATGCGATTGGACGGCGCCAGGGGATTTCTTTGCTGGTGACCTTCAGCCACTTGGCGTGCTGATTAAACATAGAGTCTATAATGTGAATAAACGCCTCATAACAGGAAAAAAGACCATGCCTGCCGGTAAGCAAATAACCTTCCAACCACCCCTGACAGGTATGCTCACTCAGTATCTCCATGACCCTGCCGTCCTGTGAAAGATGGTCATCCTCAGGAAGTGTATCAGCCATCCACACCCTGTTTGTAACATCAAAAAGTGCATCAAGCCTGTTGGATGCCGTCTCATCAGGCCCCATCACACGGAAGTTATGATTGTCCATGTTGAGTTTCATTATATCCCGGAGGAACTTACCCATAACCCTTGTTGCCTCGCCTTCTACCTGTCCCGGTTTTGGGACATCAAGTGCATACTCCCTGAAGTCCGGCATTCTAAGGTCTTTCAGCAGGGCACCTCCATTGGCATGAGGTATTGCCCCCATGCGGCGTTCTCCTTTGGGTGCAAGCTCTGCGAATTCCGGTTTCAATGTTCCATTATCATCAAATAGCTCCTCCGGCTTATAACTCTTCATCCAGTTTTCAAGCAAGGTCAGGTGTGCCGGTTTTGATGCCATATCGGAAAAGGGCACCTGATGTGAACGCCAGTATCCTTCAGCCTTCTTGCCGTCAACCTCCTTAGGCCCTGTCCAGCCTTTTGGTGAACGCAGGATTATCATAGGCCAGCGGGGACGTGAGATATTACCATTGGTTCTGGCCTCATGTTGTATATTCTTTATCTCCGCAATAATAGTATCGAGTGTTGCCGCCATCTTCTGATGCATCTCCGCTGGTTCCGACCCCTCAACAAAATACGGTTTATAACCGTAGCCGACAAACAGGTTTTCAAGCTCTTCATGGCTGATGCGGGCAAGTACAGTAGGGTTTGCAATCTTATATCCATTCAGATGAAGAATAGGAAGCACAGCCCCATCATGAACAGGGTTAAGAAACTTGTTTGAGTGCCATGCTGTAGCGAGCGGCCCTGTCTCTGCCTCGCCGTCACCGACAACACAGCATACAATAAGGTCAGGATTATCAAATGCCGCACCAAAGGCGTGTGAAACAGCATACCCAAGTTCTCCACCCTCGTGGATTGAACCGGGTGTTTCCGGAGCAACATGGCTCGGTACCCCGCCGGGAAAAGAAAATTGTTTGAAAAGCTTCTTTATCCCTTCGGTGTTCTGCGGTATGTGAGGATAAAATTCACTGTACGTCCCTTCAAGATAAGTATTAGCTATCAGCCCGGGACCGCCGTGACCGGGGCCTGCAATATAGAGGCAATTGAGGTCATTTGCTTTTATTACACGGTTAAAATGGAGATAGATAAAGTTGAGGCCCGGTGTTGTACCCCAGTGTCCAAGCAGTCTTGGTTTGACATGTTCAATCTTCAAAGGTTCTTTCAGAAGCGGATTATCCAGCAGATAAATCTGCCCGACTGAGAGATAATTTGCAGCACGCCAGTATGCATCCATCTTTTGCAGTTCTCCCGTTGAAAGGGAAAGGGGACGTTCATTCATTTAAACCTCCATGTTATTTTGTCGTGATGAGGAATTCAGAGATGATTAAAGGATTGATTGATTACTATGTAAAAATAACAGGCATGTCTATTATTGTCAATTTTGGAAATGCAAAGCAGGTAATTCTCTGTAAAACATTTCTCCCTTGCGTATTCGGGACAAGAATGTCACGCATATTTCGATAGGCGGGGTTGGTTGTCGGTAGTTAAATATATATTGAAAAGTTACCTTTGAAGTGATATAAAACTAAAACATTAACAAAGATGCACAAAGTAAATTTCCCTCTCCTTCAAGGGTAGAGTCAGAGCTTGCCCCCGAAGTAGTAATCGGGGGGCTCACAAAGGATGATGAAAATGAGGCCCCCTCAGCCGGGTCCCCCCTCCTGCCTCCCCCCGCAAAAGAGGGGGGAGGGATTTGGTAGGAATTTAATTGCAGCTCTCCCGCCGGGGGGAGAGGGTACATGGTTTTATTCCCCCTCCCTTGACGGGAGGGGGGTTAGGGGGAGGGTGAGCTATGGAGATTTTCAAATGAAGATAATGAAAAATATCCTGTTGTTATTATCACTGTTATTCTTACCAGCGATTATCCACGCAGCTAATGAAGAACATATCGTCATCGGTGAAGGGGAACACCGGCTTGGTGATGATACCACGCTGGATAATGCCAAAAGGGCTGCCAAAGACAAGGCAAGGGTTAATGCACTCGAAAAGACCGGTATTATTATTCATGCTGATTCAACAATGTTTAATGGTGAAATGATCAGTGAAATAATCAATTCCAGTACAAGGGGCTTGATTGTAAGCGAGAAGGAACTTGATGGTACAAGGTGCGGAGAACGTGATGGTGTACTGTTCTGCAAGGCAAGGATAGAGGCACAT of the Nitrospirota bacterium genome contains:
- a CDS encoding phosphoketolase family protein; protein product: MNERPLSLSTGELQKMDAYWRAANYLSVGQIYLLDNPLLKEPLKIEHVKPRLLGHWGTTPGLNFIYLHFNRVIKANDLNCLYIAGPGHGGPGLIANTYLEGTYSEFYPHIPQNTEGIKKLFKQFSFPGGVPSHVAPETPGSIHEGGELGYAVSHAFGAAFDNPDLIVCCVVGDGEAETGPLATAWHSNKFLNPVHDGAVLPILHLNGYKIANPTVLARISHEELENLFVGYGYKPYFVEGSEPAEMHQKMAATLDTIIAEIKNIQHEARTNGNISRPRWPMIILRSPKGWTGPKEVDGKKAEGYWRSHQVPFSDMASKPAHLTLLENWMKSYKPEELFDDNGTLKPEFAELAPKGERRMGAIPHANGGALLKDLRMPDFREYALDVPKPGQVEGEATRVMGKFLRDIMKLNMDNHNFRVMGPDETASNRLDALFDVTNRVWMADTLPEDDHLSQDGRVMEILSEHTCQGWLEGYLLTGRHGLFSCYEAFIHIIDSMFNQHAKWLKVTSKEIPWRRPIASLTYLLTSHVWRQDHNGFSHQDPGFIDHVVNKKADIIRVYLPPDANTLLYVTDKCLRSRNYINVIVAGKQPQTQWLNMDSAIKHCTAGIGIWEWASNDRDGEPDVVMGCAGDIPTLETLAAVDLMRKFVPDLKIRVINVVDLMTLQPREEHPHGLSDKEFDTLFTTDKPVIFAYHGYPWLIHRLSYRRANHKNLHVRGYKEEGTTSTPFDMVVRNDLDRFHLVSDVIDRVPKLGYKAAYLKQLIRDKLVEHKDYITRYGQDMPEIRDWKWPY